taggatacatccatcgataaaaaatcAGTCCACCAAGTTTTGCTTCGTGAGGGAAATGGActaccaagtgcaccataatagtgaagaaggaaggtggaaagatcttctccaaattgcataaagtcaaagcagctcgatcctgtactttcttaagttcttcaacatccaaaacttttccacaaatagctttcattatattggatagttcaattatacaggacgtcacattttttgacatgcagcaccgtaaagcaactgggagtaaatcttgcatcaagatgtggtaatcatgtgattttaatgaatataatcttcgatctttaagactcacacatcgagatatatttgacgcatacgcatctgggacctttatatccttcaacaccatacaaaacacctctttctcttcctttgacattgaaaaaatagaatgcggcaaccgatatttcccattcggaagtacttgaggatgaagatcatgccgaattctcatgtcaactaaatcaaatcgactctgaagattgtcttttgattttccatcgacattcaaaattgtcccaattatgttctcgcagacattcttctcaatatgcatgacatcaagattgtggcgtaaaatattatgctcccaataaggcaactcaaaaaaaatacttctttttttccacaattctgcctcattaggatcatcctcttcgttAGATTCATCATcggattcatccctcgatcttctctttgattgcgtgttaggtggttgattcatcttcccataactgaagttgatatcttttaacataaacaagatttcataTCCAACGGTCTGCTGAAgagctcctctgtactcttcagtacTGTCAAATAGAGTCCTTTGAAATCTACATTTATGActtccatctaaccaccgacgatggcccatgtaagagaacttcttcccattatacaaccacttcgaacaagtttgcgcagcataacaaggacaagcataacgtcctttagtactccaacccgataaattagcataagtcgggaaatcattaattgtccacaataaagctgcacgtaaataaaagttatcttttcttaatacatcatatgtctcaacacccgaccataattgttttaactcttcaataagtggctgcaaatagatgtcaatatcattttcgggacctttctctccaggaataatcattcataaaataaacgaagattgcttcatgcaaatccatggaggcaaattgtaaggaacaagcatcacaggccaagtactgtacaaagtactcatgattttaaatggattaaagccGTCAGCTGCTAGCTCAAGCCTCACATttcgaggatcgcttgcaaagcttgaaaatttcatgtcaaatgatttccaagctaaagaatccgcaTGATGTCTTAATAATCCATTATCGGTTtgttgatcattatgccacctcataaATTCGGtcgtctttgacgacatgaaaagcctttgaagtcttggtattaggggaaagtatcgcaaaaccttgactggcttctttcttaactgtgccccaccttcatccgcattcacatcttctgtattctCATTTATCCAACGAGACTTGCTGCAAACATTACAACACTGTTGGTTCttctgatcaccccagtacaacatgcagtcatttgggcaactatgaattttattgtacccaaggcccaaatcttttattctTGACAAGATTAGGGGATTTTTGTAAAAggaaacatctctctcagaaactctagcagcattgtaaaagaatttccagtccaccctcccaaacattttaagtgaaataaacgaatgcagaaggacaacttcgaatattttgatccctcgtaaagttcttcgttcatttcattaagtaaattgtagaacttcgccgcttcttcatttggctcctcataaggtgcacttgttcccgtttcgccaaaaacatttccaccaatattacaatcatcggatgcaataaagtcaggtggaaatgattgctcaccatgactgtgcatattaaatgcatcccgcaacatacctttcatgtcatcttgtctaacatactgatggtaatcagtatcaggataagtcggattaatcgttgaagaagttccactagatgtacactctccatggaaaatccattttttataccccgaataaagccatcaacaattagatgttcgtagacaacttcacaaGTAttccaattgatgttgccacacttcttacacgggaaaaaaatcatattctcttggcttgcattttgaatgcaaaattcaaaaaagtttgtactccatttcgataggcgttgcttacccttgacaatttcatccaactcctatccatttcgtagttcttgaattctaaagttgacaataaattacacaggtaagttgtttattatgtaagtcttgatatgatatatttttatgttttatataagttatgtagattacgtaagttatgaaatttgaactttaaactatatgcttttaaggaaattattagatGACACTACATGTATTAGTTAAGTTCCGTCAGTTGTTATGtacgttatgtgagttatgtaaattatgtaagttatgtgagttatgtaagttattttttaagattcatcatacgtggcgttgttgcACCTaaggaggatccattatatcttacagctcgatataaggcaacccgtcaggtttccaacctatatactttgaatctttaaaatatttaaaaaatgttggagagaaggtcagctattgttgtaattttaatggacaagcaagctacatagtaataaatattcaatagtaaatgagctcgatagaacttttttcaagtctttttgaattttttaagattcatcatacatGGCGTTGtaacacctagggaggatccattatatcttacagctcgatataaggcaacccgtcaggtttccagcctatatactttgaatctttaaaatatttaaaaaaaaagttggagagaaggtcagctattgttgtaattttaatggacaagaaagctacatggtaataaaattaattcatacttattcatacttaagAACATACGCATTGGAACCAGTAGCAATAAGAAGAACATACGCATTGGAACTAGTAGCAAAGAGATCCAAAAGATAAGCAgaataagcaaattaaaaaaaattaaagacagCATAACAAGTCTCTAAGGATAAACAGcataagcaaattaaaaaaaataatcaaaggaCAGACTTGAAATAAGTTAAAAACATGAT
The sequence above is drawn from the Gossypium hirsutum isolate 1008001.06 chromosome A05, Gossypium_hirsutum_v2.1, whole genome shotgun sequence genome and encodes:
- the LOC107960320 gene encoding uncharacterized protein isoform X1, producing MIIPGEKGPENDIDIYLQPLIEELKQLWSGVETYDVLRKDNFYLRAALLWTINDFPTYANLSGWSTKGRYACPCYAAQTCSKWLYNGKKFSYMGHRRWLDGSHKCRFQRTLFDSTEEYRGALQQTVGYEILFMLKDINFSYGKMNQPPNTQSKRRSRDESDDESNEEDDPNEAELWKKRSIFFELPYWEHNILRHNLDVMHIEKNVCENIIGTILNVDGKSKDNLQSRFDLVDMRIRHDLHPQVLPNGKYRLPHSIFSMSKEEKEVFCMVLKDIKVPDAYASNISRCVSLKDRRLYSLKSHDYHILMQDLLPVALRCCMSKNVTSCIIELSNIMKAICGKVLDVEELKKVQDRAALTLCNLEKIFPPSFFTIMVHLVVHFPHEAKLGGLIFYRWMYPIERFLSKLKSYCCNKRYPEGSIAEGYLAEECMTFCSRYLEDVETRLNRPNRNAGLNDPNLAETYLFQSYGEPIGKVEIAELDDISWIQAHRYVLFHHDLVEPLRK